The Chrysiogenia bacterium genomic sequence GTTTCGATAGGTCGTTCATGTCGACGATGTTGTTGTCTTTGTTGCTCATGTCGTTGTCTGAGTGGCGAAGTAATCACCCAGTCGCTTCCTTAAGTATAGCCGGGCCCGGTGCAGACGCGATTTTACCGCCGATACCGAGAGCCCCAGGGCTTCGGCCACTTCCTCGGTGCTCTGGCCCTCCACGTCGCGCAGGACGAAGACCGCGCGGTATTCAGGGGCCAGCCTGGCCACGGCGTCATCGACCTTGCCGAGCGCCTCGTCCGAGAGCAGCCGCTCTTCGGGCAGATTGCCCCAGGCGGGCTCGGGGTCCTCGACGTGGCCGTCCTCGAGATAGCGGGGGAAGGCGTCCTCGAGCGAATCGGTGTT encodes the following:
- a CDS encoding sigma-70 family RNA polymerase sigma factor, with the protein product MSTKTHPYGSETAGPQQVLLEGLKAGDSAAYEQLLADYQDKIYRLAWRMTRNDADAEEVVQNVFLQIFRKIDTFEGNSSLSTWIYRVTSNAALMLLRSRKKNTDSLEDAFPRYLEDGHVEDPEPAWGNLPEERLLSDEALGKVDDAVARLAPEYRAVFVLRDVEGQSTEEVAEALGLSVSAVKSRLHRARLYLRKRLGDYFATQTTT